From Mya arenaria isolate MELC-2E11 chromosome 1, ASM2691426v1, a single genomic window includes:
- the LOC128240905 gene encoding uncharacterized protein LOC128240905, which yields MQGIIVLACLLGYSVAGPIHASCKLDWVIGQSCSDVKTALVTQANTWHDASNCPNGAGEKCLYTVKSDADLKITLTHETPVHHYVDDITFTFAAGTTAGTCAVHGYSTSETWYAVLDQSTNYCNMRNLLEGANLHTTAGFLETTNDRICTQYSSHNCAKY from the exons ATTATAGTTCTAGCTTGTCTTCTCGGCTACTCTGTGGCCGGCCCTATCCACGCTTCATGCAAGCTCGACTG GGTGATTGGTCAGTCGTGCAGTGATGTCAAGACCGCGCTTGTAACCCAGGCAAACACCTGGCATGACGCCTCAAACTGCCCAAACGGTGCTGGCGAGAAATGTCTCTACACG GTGAAAAGCGATGCTGACCTTAAGATCACGCTGACCCACGAGACTCCCGTACATCATTACGTTGATGACATCACGTTTACGTTCGCTGCCGGTACAACGGCGGGCACCTGCGCTGTCCAC GGCTACTCTACCTCGGAGACATGGTACGCAGTGCTGGACCAGTCAACCAACTACTGCAACATGAGGAACCTCCTTGAAG GCGCCAATCTTCATACGACCGCTGGTTTCCTAGAGACAACAAATGACCGCATCTGCACCCAGTATTCCTCCCACAACTGCGCAAAATACTAG
- the LOC128232137 gene encoding calaxin-like, producing the protein MPGKTKKHFGTKRQEMAHKADSLCKMKTCHFSKQEIERLLQLFKEFTKTAPNEVKRGKGGIDRTKFRDILHQHFDMTDDVLMDKVFKAFDLDNDGYVSEEEWVLGMSIFLKGAIDEQSRFCFGVYSMRGEDGYISREDMYLLLKNCLVQHQQEEDAEEMQKDLVEMALKKIDFDHDGRVSVEDYMKSVAEESLLIEALGPCLPNTKTRESFLELIADDKQKKHRF; encoded by the exons ATGCCAGGCAAAACGAAGAAACATTTCGGTACAAAGCGACAGGAGATGGCCCATAAAGCAGATTCGTTATGTAAAATGAAAACCTGTCACT TTAGCAAGCAGGAGATTGAAAGACTTCTGCAGTTATTTAAGGAATTCACAAAGACAGCGCCCAATGAGGTCAAGCGAGGGAAAGGAGGAATTGACAGGACAAAGTTTAGAGACATCCTTCACCAACATTTTGACATGACGGATGATGTGTTGATGGATAAAG TGTTTAAGGCATTTGATCTAGACAACGATGGTTATGTGAGTGAAGAGGAGTGGGTGCTTGGAATGTCCATCTTCCTCAAGGGAGCCATTGATGAACAGTCCCGAT TCTGTTTTGGTGTGTACTCGATGCGCGGGGAGGACGGTTACATCTCCAGGGAGGATATGTACCTCCTTTTGAAGAACTGTCTTGTACAG CACCAACAAGAGGAGGATGCTGAAGAGATGCAGAAAGACCTTGTGGAGATGGCCCTCAAGAAGATT GATTTTGACCATGACGGGCGTGTTTCTGTTGAGGACTACATGAAATCTGTAGCAGAGGAAAGCCTGCTGATTGAAGCCTTGGGACCATGCCTGCCTAACACAAAG ACGAGGGAGAGTTTCTTGGAGCTGATTGCAGACGACAAACAGAAAAAACACAGATTCTAG